AGACAGaccgagctcactgccatcgagtccattctgactcagcgacccacTTGCCCCTGTAGGACAAGCTGGAgcacccctgggggtttctgagactaactgtttatgggagtagaaagcctcctctttctcccaacccATGATCGAcccactcactatgccaccagggctccgactgCGGGTGGGGCAGTGGCTCTCAATCACCAGTGGTCTGCCTGTGGACCTTTTGCGAATCCTGAAGCCCTTTCCAAGACTGAGTCTGTTGTAGGtccagggtgagggtgggggtggaggggagaccaGGTGTCTGTACTTGTGATTTGGAGCCTTCAGTGGAATGCTTGTCTTTCTGCACCCCATCTAGTTTGCCCTAACTCGGGGCACGGAGGGGGCGAGGTTTGTCAGAAGCAGGGCGGGAACCCCAGCCCCAGGGTGGACTGGGCCCTGCATTGACTCCCCAGCTGTCACCCTGGGCCGGTCACCTCCAGGTGACTCTTCCACCTCGGCCACATCTGTAAGTTGAGGACCAGATGGCCTGGGCTGAGCAGTTGAGATCAAGTGAGCTGGACCACATGAGAAGCCAGGGACAAGTGCAGGGCGCAGGGTCACAGCCAGGGGACACGGGGACACTTGCAGCTGAGCTGGTGCAGAGGGGGGAGCCGGAGGATGAAGCAGTGTGACCTGAAGAGTGCTGGAGCCCCACGGGACTGAGGACACAGATACACCCAGCTGTAGGTCAGGGTCCTTGGAGCTGGGTGGGACAGTGACATCAAGCTGAGCTGGAGGGAATCTTCCCCAGGCCTCTTGGCTGCAGAAACTCTGGGGGCCCAGGTGGGCTTCCCCACCAAGTCAAAAAGTGTAATCTtgcctctccctccaccccactcctGACTCCTGTCTTCCCTACCCCCAGCGCTGCGCATGCACTGGGCCCCCACTCAAGGTCTCATCTGGCCTACACCCTGTGTCCAGATGGGGAAGGGGTGGGCAGCCTAGATTGGGGAGGATGCTGAAGCTGTCAGTTCAGGATTCCTCCTGGGCAGGGGCTAGAGTGCTGGCTTGCTGCCTTCCTGGgtgtgtgaggggtggggtgggggctagtCAACAGCACACATACCAACCTCCTAGCTCACACCTGGGCTCATCTTCCACCGTCCCTGGAGAAATCTGAGCCTCAGAGAGGCTGCTCAGCTCTGAAACCATACAACCCGAGGGTGAACTCAGAGCTGAGATGGCCCTGAtggggtgcgggggtggggatgggggagggggagggtggaaggCGAAGGCAGCCGAGGCATGGATGGGGGAGAAGGCAACAGTCTCTTGTCCCTTACTTCCAGCTTCAAGTCTGATCATGAGCTGAGGACTGCAAGGAGCTGGGAGGCTGTCACGCTGGGTTGGGGTGGGCATGCGTCATGGGACCCAGGCGCCTGTTGGCCCAGGCTCTGACCGTGGCCTCTTCTCAGCCCCTCTCCCAGAACCCCTCAGGAGCACTGGGCCATTCCCTCTTAGCTCACTGACGGCCTCGAAGCTGATCCCTAAAGCTTGAACCTCAGCTGTACCACGTCTTAGATTTGAGACCAGGGATCAGTGCGTTAgtgtctctgtgcctcagtttctccacctGTGAGATGGGCACAGAGTATCTATCTACCTTCCTGGAGTTAGGCGGCTCGAACGCAGTCTGGTGTGGAAGGTCCTTAGCACAATGGCCTGTACCGAGTAAGTGCTCAGTGAAGTTTGGGCTGTGGATAGGGACACTGCCTAGATTTGGTCACCTGCTTGCTCCTTCAACTCTGCCACAGCTTGAAGTGCTGCTCCTCAGCGGGTCTCGGTCGCATTCGGTGGGCGCAAGTAGGGCAAAGGGCCCAGTCCCGAGCCCCTGGGCTCTTCTCCGATCTTCTAGATCTTTTGTCAGCCCAAGGCTGGGCGATCGATGCAGCGCCTCTAGGTGTATCATTAGTGTCCTGAGTACGCCCACCCCTTCTCTCTCAGCATCATGTCCCCCCAGACACACCAGCCTCTGGCTCTGAAGCCTCCCTCCCCAGCAGAGGCTGGGTGCCAAGGCCCAAGAAGGCAGCCGTCCTGTTTGGGCCTGGTACCTTGCCATGACACCCCGGAACCTCCCAGCCCCTCTGAAAAATTTATCAGGAAAACGTCCATGGTTAGTGATGAACTACGGGGTGGACACATTGGAGATGGGCTGCTCGGCCCGGGCAGAGGGCAATGGAGCGGGGGTAGAGGCACCAAAGCATTTCCTCCTGACAGGAGGGCCCGGGTCTGTCGGCCAGGAATCAATTCCAGCCAGTCTGTCGCCCGCGAGGAGTCAAATTGAGACTGGGGAACAGGAGAGGGGCGGGGGGCTTGCTGCAGCAggccaggcatcacactgcccccATCCCGTTTGACCCGGAACGGAACCTGTCTCCCTTTCCCATATTCCCTAAGGCCTTCCCTTTTTCCACTGGAGAGTACAGTGGCCCTGCTGACAGCAGggggccccctccctgcccatggACTGACCCTGAGAGCCTGTCCCAGGTTGGCACATAGCAGCCCAGGGAGCAGAGGCATGTTGAGTCTCAGAGGAAGATGAACTTGTACAAAGGACCCTCCAAACCAATGGTCTCTTAGTCCCTCCCTGAGAGCTACCCACAATTTGAGGTCTCCCCAGTTCCCACCTTTAGGCCTCTCCAGATTGATGCCCCTCTGCCTCTCCCCCAGCCTGTGCACCTGGCCCAGGTGAGTTTCATCATCCCAGCCTTCAACTCCAACTTCACCCTGGACCTGGAGCTGAACCAGTGAGTACAGCCACCTGCCGGGAAGCAGGGGGTGGCggtgggagggcagggggtggggggaggagggaagcctGGTCTGGTTTGGGTGTGGAGGGGCACCTGGGATGGCTCTCCATTCGGGAACTTGCCTCACCTGTGACCCCTTCTTCCTGTCCGCTGTTTGTCCCAGCCACCTCCTCTCCTCGAAATACGTGGAGCGTCATTTCAGCCGAGAGGGGGCCACCCAGCGCAGCACTGTGAGTGCCCCCCCCTGAGGGATCAGGGAGGTGGAGTCTGTGTGCTCTGGGGTATCCTGGGGAGTGGTACTTTTTCTCTCTCCCAGGTCTGCAGTCTGGTGGGCAGGTGTGGGATTCCCCTTACCTGATTCCAGAGGTCTGATTCCCATCTGGCCTCTCTACCCAGTATACAGGCATTCAAGGACCCTCAGATCCTGCCCAGCTCTGCCCCCTGTGCCAGCCTCTGAGAGCGaggagggggcaggtgggggaatgCCCTGTTGTCTAAGGCCCTGGGAAGTTCCAATGTTGGGACCCCATGGTCCCAGGGCCCAGTTCCAGAGGGAGACTGAGCAGCGATGAATGAATGGCTATAAatagccgccccccaccccacccccacccccagcctgttCAGTAACTGGAGCTTGAGCTATTCTTCGggaagcagggtggggagggggtaccTGGGACCCTCAAGCCCTCAGTCACAGGCCCTGggcaggtgtatgtgtgtgtgtgtatgggggtcgGTAGGCACGCAGGTGGGGATTGACACAAACTCCCTGGGAGGCACTGGCAGCTGCAAATGTTCCTGAGTGTGAGATCCCGTGTTTACACCGAGTGGTCGGGCGGGGGGCGGTACCATACAAATGAGATGCAAAccaagagttgattctgactcatgagaacCCTGTACGGGGACAGTCTTGGTGCCACCAAGTGGCCGGGTGGGCTGacagctgaccttccagttaggagCCTGATGCCTAACCCTTAGCACCAGATCAACCCAAACCCAGTCTCCCAGCCACGGAGTTGGTgcagacccacagcgaccctataggacagaggagaactgcccctgtgggttctgagacggtgactctttacgggagtctgcggtgggtggtttcgaactgctgaccttggggttagcaccaCGTGGCCAGACTCCAAGACTGCCTGGTAATGGCTTAGAGCCATGctcagcacacagtaggtgctgtaTAAATGTCACACCcaagtcccactgccatccagtcggtcCCAGCGCCTAACGACCCTGCAGGGCTGCTTCCCCAGGCTGCGAACCGCTTCGTTCTtcttcggagcagctggtaggttcagaCTGGCGGCCCTTTGGTTAGTGGGCAGTGCTTCACCCGCTGCGCCACAAGGCTTTCATAGAGCTGTCATCAACAAAGGAGCGTGGGATGCCCCTACAGCCAGGCTCCCACAGCACTTCTGAAGGCCGGCCGAGTAGGTTCCAGGTGCCCACCCTCTGCCTGTGACCCTACAGGGTGCCGGGGACTACTGCTACTACCAGGGGAAGCTCCGGGGGAACCCGGGCTCCTTTGCTGCTCTCGCCACCTGCCATGGCCTGCAGTGAGTATGGGGGGGCTGGGTGCAGGGGCCTCCAGCCACTGGCCCAGGGCACGGTGGGGAGCTAGCCTATCTCTCCGCAGGGGGGTCTTCTCTGATGGGAACTTTACTTATATTGTGGAGCCCCGTGAGATGGCTGGGCCTCGGGAAGCCCCCCAGGTAAGCCCCACACAGCCCATCGGCCCTCATCCGGCCTGGCCATGTTTGACCCCAATGGCATTGACTGtctctgctccctccccttccttggTAACAGGAGCAGCCCAACTGCTCTCCTCAGTGACCCCAGCTTCAGTGTCCCCTCTGTCCCCCAAGTAACCTCTAGGTGGGGCTCCAGTGTCCTTTGCCCCACCTCCCCGGCTGGCCCCAGAGCTTGACCCCGGAATCTGAGCAGTGGACAGATCAGATCCCACAGGGACGCTCTAGCTGGTGCTGGGTCATCCAAGACTGAACCGGTTCCCTCCCCTCTGGATCCAGAACAAGGCTGgctgcccctgccctctcccccacTCCCGAACTAATCCCCCCTCTTTGCAGGGACCCTTTCCTCACCTCATTTACCGGACCCCTCTCCTCGAAGGCCCCATCAGATGCAGGGAGCCAGGTAAGGGGGTTGgacaagggatgtggggaggggaCTGGCTCTGCCCCCCTCACCCTACCCCTCTCCACAGGTTGCCTGTTTGCTGCCCCTATCCATCCGGCCCCCCAGCACCGGCTGaggctgagaaggaaaaggcaggtaCGGGGGGGCCTGCACAGACCTTGGACTGCAGACACCTCAGACTGGGGTCCAGAacagggcaccccatggctaggGTATCTGGTGGCTGGGAACCCTTTCTGGGAGTACAGGGGGTGCCCCACCCTCCTTCTCCAGGCTGCCATACACACATGCCATGTGGCCAGTCAAGCTGCTGCCCTCCAGCCAGCCTGGGGAGGGTGGGACCCTCCGCCAGTGGGGATCCACATTATCCCTGGCTGGagccctggcccccaagtctgCCCATGGCTTGGCCCCAAGGCCTGGCCTGGAGGGGACTGATTCCATGGGACCACCAACTTCCCAGGTCCGCCGGGGCCATCCCACGGTGCACAGTGAGACAAAGTATGTGGAGCTGATTGTCATCAATGACCACCAGCTGGTAAGCCCCCATGTGCAAAAGGGCCAGTGTGGGTGGAGGGCCCTGAATGGAGCCCGGCTGGccacccactccctccccccccctagtTTGAGCAGATGCGCCAGTCGGTGGTCCTCACCAGCAACTTCGCCAAGTCTGTGGTGAACCTGGCCGACGTGGTGagcatcctccccctcccccggcaACTGGTGTCAGCCTTGTACTCTCCCTTATTAGAAGATACTCTGAGCCCCTGTCCAGTTCTCCCTCCCACCTCAGCCCCTTCCTCACCCTTTTCCCTTTGGGCCCAGATATTCAAGGAACAGCTCAACACCCGCATTGTGCTGGTGGCCATGGAAACATGGGCCGATGGGGACAAGATCCAGGTGCAGGACGACCTCCTAGAGACCCTGGCCCGGCTCATGGTCTACCGGCGAGAGGgcctgcctgagcccagtgatgcTACCCACCTCTTTtcgtgagcccccccaccccttgtATCCTATCAGTCTGCTGGGGGGCCCCCTTCAGTCACCTGTTCCCTGGGGCTTATTCAACACCTGCCTGAGACCAAGCACTCTCTGGGGTctcagactcccatgtcacctgcCGCCCACCCACCCACGCCAAATGCCAGTCTGTGCGGCTTCCCCTGCGCCTCAACTAaggccttcctccctcccccgccccacgaGACCACCTGTCTCTCACTCTTCCTCTTTTGGCCATCCCAAGCTGTCTCCAGGGACTCAGCACCCTGAGACCTGATCAAGGACCCTTGCATAGAGGGATTTGGGGGCTCACCTAAGGAGAACTTCACATTTGTGGGCAAGTGAGCCCAGAGATGAAGAGGGGATTGCTAAGGTCACATGGCTAGATGTGGGGAGATGCTAACCTTCTGGGGAGACCCCAAGGTGAGGACAGCCTTCTGACCATCCCCCTCCTTCCAGGGGCAGAACTTTTCAGAGTACCAGCAGCGGGGCTGCCTACATGGGGGGCGTCTGCTCCATGGCCCGGGGTGGGGGCGTGAATGAGGTGAGCAGGCGGGCTGGAGGCTGTccgctggggtgggggctggtccTGTGATCTTGGCAGTAAgcagacctctctgtgcttctgtcCCACTCACTCCTAGTTCGGGAACGTGGGAGCCATGGCGGTGACCCTGGCCCAAACGCTGGGGCAGAACCTGGGCATGATGTGGAACAAACACCGGAGCTCTGCAGGTAGTGGCCCTCCAAGACCCCCTGTGGCCCCAGAGCCACCACCCTCCGGGCATTCCAAGGTGGGGAGAGGGTCTCAGGCTGCCCTCACAGGTCCTTGGCTCACCCCACAGGGGACTGCAAGTGCCCGGACATTTGGCTGGGTTGCATCATGGAGGACACTGGGTGAGTTCGGAGGGGCAAACCGGAGGCAGGCTCTGGAGCAAGGGGAAGTCTGGGCTGAGTACTATCTGGGTGGGCGTCTGCGGGTGGACACGTCCTGCCGGCACAACGGGGCTGACTGCAGTGCGCACTGTCGCCACTGGGCGTCGCCACAGGCTCGTCTGGAGACACTGAGTCTCTCGCTCCGCGCAAGGCCTAGGGAAGGGCGGGGCGGGTGGGGGGCGAGCCTCAGGCTCCTCCAGGTGACCGGGACCCCTCTCCTGTGTTGCCCTCACCCCAGTCTAAGAAGGGGCAGGACGGGGCTCACTGTGTTCCCATCCGGCCTAGGTTCTACCTGCCGCGCAAGTTCTCGCGCTGCAGCATCGACGAGTACAACCAGTTTCTGCAGGAGGGCGGCGGGAGCTGCCTCTTCAACAAGCCGCTCAAGGTGCGCGCCCGGGCCGGCAGGTGGGAGAGGGGTTTGGGCAGGGTCTCGGCTGGCTACTCTGACGACACCCCTTCTTGTCCAGCTCCTGGACCCCCCAGAGTGCGGGAACGGCTTCGTGGAAACCGGGGAGGAATGCGACTGCGGCTCCGTGCAGGTGAGCGACGGTGGGGCGCCGCGTTGGGCCTGAGGTAGGGGGCTGGGGAGGATCAGGGGCCACCTGTCCCCGTTTCCCTGCCTCCCAGGAGTGCAGCCGTTCGGGCGGCAACTGCTGCAAGAAGTGCACCCTGACCCATGACGCCATGTGCAGCGATGGGCTCTGCTGTCGCCGCTGCAAGGTGAGGGGACCCcagctggggtggggaggaggggcgggGTCTAGGGTGGAGAAGCGTGCCGGGAGGCGGGGCGTAGCTGCAGGGCGGGGTCTGGCCTGAGAAGGGGCGGAGGAGAGGGCTGGCGATCTGAGAAGTGACAgtgatggaggggaggaagcagaaTGGGAGCCAGGGGAGGGTTTTAAAAACTGAATAAACCGAAACTTTACTGCCATCCAGCTAGAGCTGACTCCGAGCGACCCTCCggaacagagcagagctgtccttGTGGGgttcgaggctgtaaatctttacaggagcagacagcctcctcgttctcccatcagcagctgatggtttgaaccacagacctggtggtttgcaacCCAATCAGTGTTCCCGATGGTACCACTGAGGCTCCTTCTCCCCAGGGGGTTCACACcccgccatggagtcgatgctgactcagagaccctagaggacaaggcagaactgcccatgtgggtttctgagacagtgactgttcacaagagtagaaagcctcatattgctcttgctgagcagctggtggtttcaaactgctgaccttgggattagcatagcagcccagcgtgtaactcagtccaccatcagggctcctcccagAGAGGGTAGAGCCAGTGAAACAGGAAGAGAGCACAGGGTGAGTTTGTGGCCTTGGGACCATGGAGGTTGGCCCTGAGCCCCAGAACAAATCCCTTCCCTAGTATGAGCCTCGGGGTGTGTCCTGCCGAGAAGCCGTGAATGAGTGTGACATCGCAGAGACCTGTACCGGGGACTCTAGCCAGGTCAGCTGGGTTCCTCGGCCCTGCAGTGGGCACGGTCCTGCTTCTGCTGCAGGTTCCGCTTCTCTGTCTGAAAAGGGGGTTCTGCCGGCCTTGCTACTTTAATCATTAGCCAGTGTTTATGGTCCGACGGGGTTCCCAGCATTTGGGGTGGTATGTGCTGCATGCTGGGGCCATGGGAGTGGTCGGTGAGAGCAACACTTCTTGGGGCCTCGCTGTGAGGCAGGGGTCCTCCCTGCCCTGTGACGGCGTTGCTGGGGTGGCTGCAGGACTTGCCTCCTGATGGTCTGAGTTCAGAGCCAGCCTGTCCTTGACACACAAAGGCTCTCTGATGTGAGCCCTTGCCTGGGGGCACTCAGGGCCACTTCCGTGCTCCCCGGGGCTGCACCTCGGGGCTGCTCAGCTGAGTGCAGCCCTCTCCCCACAGTGCCCCCCTAACCTGCACAAGCTGGATGGTTACTACTGCGACCAGGAGCAGGTATGATGAGGGGCTGCCCTCCCTCTGCTGACTGGCTCAGTGCGCTGACACTCAGTGTCGCTGTCCCTTTTCTCCGGGTGATTCTTAGGGTCGCTGCTACGGCGGGCGATGCAAAACCCGAGACCGGCAATGTCAGGCCCTCTGGGGCCATGGTGAgtctgcctgggggaggggagctctCGGGAGGCCCAGAGaactggggaagggagggaggcagcTTCTGGCTAAGTATGCACCTTATGTGGGTGACCTCCCTAGCATCTTGGGGATCCAGCTGGACTGGGAGTCAGGCCAGGGCACTGCAGAAGGGGCAGGTGACACCTTACATGCCCCTACAGCTGCTGCCGACCGCTTCTGCTATGAGAAGCTGAATGTGGAGGGGACAGAGCGTGGGAACTGCGGGCGCAAAGGATCCGGCTGGGTCCAGTGCAGTAAGCAGTAAGTGGCCAGGGTTTCCAGCAGGGCGGCCCTAGCTCCTGGCGAGCAGGGAGGGCTTTGCAGAGGTGGGACAGTAGCTGCTTCTAGGCAGAGCCTCTGAGCCCCAAGGGAGGGCTGTGTATAATCAGTTGGGCAGGTGGAAGGAGGCCAGAGAAGGTCCAGGAGGGGGGTCTGGggccaggctggggctcactgtTTCCCCCTGCCCAACAGGGATGTGCTCTGTGGCTTCCTCCTCTGCGTGAACATCTCTGGAGCCCCTCGTCTTGGGGACCTGGGGGGAGACATCAGCAGTGTCACCTTCTACCATCAGGGCAAGGAGCTGGACTGCAGGTATTGGCCTGGCCCCTGGCTGGGGCCGGGGAAGTTCCCGCTCTGAGGAGCCAGGCGctgaggctagcggggccctttCCCCAGGGGAGGTCATGTGCAGCTGGCCGATGGCTCGGACCTGAGCTACGTGGAGGACGGTACAGCCTGTGGGCCCAACATGCTGTGCCTGGAGCACCGCTGCTTGCCAGCTGCAGCCTTCAACTTCAGCACCTGCCCTGGAAGTGGGGATCGCCGGGTCTGCTCTCACCATGGGGTGGGTGCCTgcaggcgggggtgggaggggaggcccCTGCAGCAGACAGGCCGCTGCTTGctcatcacccacccccaccccgccccccaggtcTGTAGCAATGAAGGGAAGTGCATCTGCCAGTCGGACTGGACGGGCAAAGACTGCAGCATCTACAACCCCTTGCCCACGGCCCCGCCCACCAGCGAGACGGAGAAATACAAGGGTGAGGCTGTAGACGGTGGGTGGGGGCAGGCCCTGTGGCTGCCCTTCTCCACCCTGTCCCTGCTTTCTGAGCCCTGTGCCCCTCCGCAGGTCCCAGTGGCACCAACATCATCATCGGCTCGATCGCAGGGGCGGTCCTGGTGGCAGCCATCGTGCTGGGTGGCACAGGCTGGGGATTTAAGTAAGTGGTCCCCCACCCCTTCTCCATGCCCCCCGCATCCTCGGTGGTTCTGGGAACCCGACTGTCCGAGCTGAGTGGCTGTCCCAAGAGGTGACTCGACCAGAACCGTAAATCACAAGCCCAGACCAGCTGATGGGCTCTGTGTGAACACCCAGGAGGTTTTACATGGGTGGGTAGGGATCCTGACTTCCAACTTCTCTTAGAAACCAGCCTAGGCCCCAGTCCTCTTGAGCaggcccagggcatggggagtgaCTGTGGGACCCTGAGTTTGAAGGCAGTCATGGGCAGGCCTTGGAGACGCCTATCCCTGGGCTAGGGGGGTCTCATGAGACTGGACGTCCCCTCCCTGAGAGGACGGTCCGTCACAGCTGCCTCCCTCTCTGTCTGCTTGTTCTCCCTGGCTTCTGAAGGAACATCCGCCGTGGAAGGTATGACCCGGCCCAACAGGGGGCGGTGTGACCCAGCACATCCCCTCCTGCTGGCCTGTCTCCATCATCACGTCCGCCTGGCACTCTGTggtttggggcgggggtgggtgggtggcgagGGCAGCTCCCCCATTCTGGGGGTGGTAGAGGCTACCCTGGAATGTGAGCCCCAGCCTGCCCCGCTGCCCTTCGCTCTCCCCTGTCCATCTGCGGTTGCCCCTCTGTGACcatgccctgccccaccccagccaGCTACAGCCCCTGCCCGAGAAAGCAGCCAGCTTCCGTGTTACATCTGTTTTGTCTGCCATGTCGCCGCTGTCTGACCCTGCCTGGCCAGCCTGACCTCCCGGGCCCTGCTTCTTGTCCCCTCCACCCCTGATGCTCCGTCTCCGTTCCAGATCTGGAGGGGCCTAAGTGCCAGCCCCCACCCTCCGAGCCTGGTGCCCACCGACTCAGTCCTGAGCCACGAGGCTGCCCCTACCCCAGCCACGGAAGGAGGCATCATACAAATATCTTCCGGCCTAAGCCCTTCAACTcctggccccacagggctttGGGGGGCTGTGGCCCTGTTCTTCGCACTACCAGGGTGGACCAGGCCGGGGgggcactcccctcttggttccccaccccacctcatgtGGCTCTGGCCTTGCGTCTCGACCCCCCAGCCCCCGTGAATGTAGCTTCCATCATCACAGACTGCCACAGCTCAAATGGGGGCCAGGCAGGATGCCACCAGCAGTCAGGGCCCGGATGGCCTCTCCTCGGAACCAGGTGGTGGGGGCCGGGGGCAGAATTCTGTGTGACCCAGGGGAAGGAGGCTCACTCCAACTTTGAAACAACCCGAATCTTCACTGATGAATGTAACCTTAGGGGTGCTGGGTCAGGGCACGGTGGGTGTTCTGGACCGGGGAATGGAGATGTGGCCCTTTGGGGACAGTCTTCCAGGAAACCCTTGCACTGCGCACATGCCTGCCTCCAGCCAGGCGAGCCGGCAGGTGTCCCACACTCCCCACCCAGCCCTTGGTTCCCAGGCGACGTCCGAGTGCTCAATTCAGACCAAAGCTGCCTGTCCTGTGCCCACAGCCTGGTCATGGGCTCGGCGACCCTCAAACTTCCAATTCGCAAACCACTGTCCTGCCGTCTCTGCCAGGACACATGGGTTTGGAAAATACAGTCGCTGAAATAAAATGGCACCTTCCCCCTTTCAGAAGGTGGTTCTGGGGCTGACTCGGGGTtcaggtgcccctggcctggctgAGAGGTGCCTAGCTGAGCTGTCTTCCCAGCTAGGGGAGTCCAGAGGCGGCCCCGTGCCGGGAGGGTTGGGGGTGTGGCCTGTGACTTGCAAGAGGATTTGGAGAGGTGGGCAGGTCTTGCTGGATATGACTCTCGGCTTCTAGAAAAATCCTCCATGCCCTGTCCAACCCATCCTGCTCCTTACGCCCGTTCCAGGGCGGAGCAGCGGGTTTACAGGCGTCCCCTTCATCCTGTCCTCGGTCTCACTGCTCTCGCTGAGCCTGGGCGACAAAGCCTGGGCCATGCACaacggggctccctgggcctttcCTCGGGGCTCTTGCCTGGCACAGAGGTTGGATCCTCCATAGCTGACAGCTGGCTGATGGGGACAGAAGGGGCCAAGTGACCTTAAGGATGAAAGCCACAAATGAGTGGAGCTACCCTCCAAGAGATACTGCCCCCTCTGGGCAGAGGCTCCGAGCTGCTTTTCAGCTCCTCTTGAGCctctgggggctggggggaatCTTTGCTCCCTGCTAATCTGCACCTCCCCTCAGGGGCAAACTGTGACTGGGACCCACTACCAGCCTTTTGGGTGGCTGGTGGCATTTGGCTACAATGGGGATATCGGGATTGAGCTCCAGCTGGCACTGTCCAAAGGAGGGGGCGGCCAGGTGGGGTACTCCGGCCAGTCCTGCTCCACCCACCAGCCTCAGGGCAGGGGAAGCCCGGGCTGGGTCTGCACTATGGCGCCCTCTAGTGGTGGGTGCGTGCACACAGGTCGGGGTTGGCCTTGGCATGAGCATTTGATGCACATCTGCACACGTGTGAATACCTCTGCACACACATGGCATGTCTGTGTGTACACGTGTGTccagggagtggggagcaagagACTTCCTGTGACCAGTCTGCCCTGGCTCCCAGCTGTCTTCATCCTCTTGCCCACCCTGGCAGTGCCCAAGGAGGTGCAGAGGCTGCGCTGGCCAGGCCTCGGGCGATCTACACAGCATCCTGTACAGACGTCatcggggctggggggtggggaagccaaCCTGAGTATCCATTAAAGAccatgtcctggggcttccttgGGCTCACACCAAGCTTGTGTCTCTC
This window of the Tenrec ecaudatus isolate mTenEca1 chromosome 10, mTenEca1.hap1, whole genome shotgun sequence genome carries:
- the ADAM11 gene encoding disintegrin and metalloproteinase domain-containing protein 11; translated protein: MRLRRWAFAALLLPLLPAPGLGARGPAGALHWGSSPPEGDPEAPQVTVPSRLVGESNGGEVRKQQLDTRVRQEPPGGPPVHLAQVSFIIPAFNSNFTLDLELNHHLLSSKYVERHFSREGATQRSTGAGDYCYYQGKLRGNPGSFAALATCHGLQGVFSDGNFTYIVEPREMAGPREAPQGPFPHLIYRTPLLEGPIRCREPGCLFAAPIHPAPQHRLRLRRKRQVRRGHPTVHSETKYVELIVINDHQLFEQMRQSVVLTSNFAKSVVNLADVIFKEQLNTRIVLVAMETWADGDKIQVQDDLLETLARLMVYRREGLPEPSDATHLFSGRTFQSTSSGAAYMGGVCSMARGGGVNEFGNVGAMAVTLAQTLGQNLGMMWNKHRSSAGDCKCPDIWLGCIMEDTGFYLPRKFSRCSIDEYNQFLQEGGGSCLFNKPLKLLDPPECGNGFVETGEECDCGSVQECSRSGGNCCKKCTLTHDAMCSDGLCCRRCKYEPRGVSCREAVNECDIAETCTGDSSQCPPNLHKLDGYYCDQEQGRCYGGRCKTRDRQCQALWGHAAADRFCYEKLNVEGTERGNCGRKGSGWVQCSKQDVLCGFLLCVNISGAPRLGDLGGDISSVTFYHQGKELDCRGGHVQLADGSDLSYVEDGTACGPNMLCLEHRCLPAAAFNFSTCPGSGDRRVCSHHGVCSNEGKCICQSDWTGKDCSIYNPLPTAPPTSETEKYKGPSGTNIIIGSIAGAVLVAAIVLGGTGWGFKNIRRGRYDPAQQGAV